From a single Miscanthus floridulus cultivar M001 chromosome 8, ASM1932011v1, whole genome shotgun sequence genomic region:
- the LOC136473737 gene encoding brassinosteroid-responsive RING protein 1-like produces the protein MGFPVGYSEMLLPRVLLQVLLLLGHLHRFLLWAFYAVGLGDLIDLGCNFNYPPPPSASTTAAQEHQHQGRDDAAAPLQHRRPEFRPVPALLIDEALPVVRFDELGGTACGDGDCAVCLSGIGGADEVRRLSNCRHAFHRACLDRWMAHDQRTCPLCRAPLIPGAAADPWAAAGDYDMSYPSSLPSTPLLALPTPTLLRPHELLLTGLGGFQ, from the coding sequence ATGGGCTTCCCCGTGGGGTACTCGGAGATGCTGCTCCCGCGCGTGCTGCTGCAggtgctcctcctcctcggccaccTCCACCGCTTCCTCCTCTGGGCCTTCTACGCCGTGGGGCTCGGCGACCTGATCGACCTCGGCTGCAACTTCAACTACCCCCCGCCGCCCTCCGCCTCCACAACGGCGGCGCAGGAGCACCAGCACCAGGGGCGCGACGACGCGGCCGCGCCGCTGCAGCACCGGCGGCCGGAGTTCAGGCCCGTCCCGGCGTTGCTCATCGACGAGGCGCTCCCCGTGGTGCGGTTCGACGAGCTGGGCGGGACCGCGTGCGGGGACGGCGACTGCGCGGTGTGCCTCAGCGGCATCGGCGGCGCCGACGAGGTGCGGCGGCTCAGCAACTGCCGCCACGCCTTCCACCGCGCTTGCCTCGACCGCTGGATGGCGCACGACCAGCGCACCTGCCCGCTCTGCCGCGCGCCGCTCATCCCCGGCGCCGCCGCGGATCCCTGGGCCGCCGCGGGCGACTACGACATGTCCTACCCGTCTTCCCTGCCGTCCACGCCGCTGCTGGCGTTGCCCACCCCGACGCTGCTGCGGCCTCACGAGCTGCTGCTCACCGGCCTGGGCGGCTTCCAGTGA